From Bombyx mori chromosome 3, ASM3026992v2, the proteins below share one genomic window:
- the LOC101740837 gene encoding reversion-inducing cysteine-rich protein with Kazal motifs, whose amino-acid sequence MRWLIGASENMRHGKSGGGRARWESRLLVAAIALAFVNAQDISICCDKADKAEGTCRSVCEKMSQLNMTTDRSVIEQSTPNIYKFCGHHLTEFWICMNQTIQEVVSGTGWWGQVCCQLSRSSECRAACASALDAKALTESCRRSDEIAMFDCMDKQQEAQWCCSQTQSVSCHEACQKVLRRLGHSRIDGDAKEAAVDACEQSPELLHCLRDLTSSTVVGDTSKYLPCCHESDSQSCRSTCESVLRRTSDIEEIVEALGQDCGAPAIHNVLWQCFLRKDAPTDTKDLIPRDVANLHCCLKAKSATCKELCFHTFNKGSQEKWDMFDLQCLDNSQETMLSQCLEDVRTPCSLGCSSLTYCSQLNDRHTTMFRSCNVRADLDAHLSMAEQEGRRTLQVAGMHLPVKNSSECSTDLWKSVACVLHVKPCTTKGLSSLLCEEDCVQMLSSCVDWAQFKLPYTANTLCARIVPQSNTTNCVSLQQYMKPSTSRLAAPASRPCAGAPCSRAQLCRADRNCALAVASTAAACRSYHCLDGCPLGEGNSYVVPIGAWVRVFMSDLSHGLCFKICKCEGKGLTKCQPLPCFSMQHCFVNNKLILHGEKFYMECNACVCVWGERVCARRACGARRGSRLTRLPCNCPPHHLPAHTNHVLYPNACLARCVGATDAEIEFGVQSPCAGVTCPRRHVCVPSSNVCLSRLQTSCPQHVCVNTTDCNSQAAMPVCDTDGRTHANPCHLVMSGRKMGYWGPCLRGCSSSVAVCGANGVTYGSECAAWSEYVSVDYVGPCLAVGYISDQMEPKCTFDRIVCPALKKDDCQGFTAPGACCPRCGGALRILYSKKQIDRALYGTNISATVVNLHNVVQGLERHITIAECALRGYLTIETEIFVTIESLIENPTDLQLKMCILEAEKLADMINSEHPLIAVDLSLSALSYALVVHKHPTKGSSTIALSVFVLVSSYFSVYVLR is encoded by the exons ATGTCCCAGCTCAATATGACGACAGACAGATCTGTTATAGAGCAAAGCACGccgaatatttacaaattttgcgGTCATCACTTG ACAGAGTTCTGGATTTGCATGAATCAAACAATACAAG AGGTGGTGTCGGGAACAGGGTGGTGGGGTCAAGTGTGCTGTCAATTGAGCCGATCATCGGAATGTCGGGCTGCGTGCGCTAGTGCTCTGGACGCGAAAGCCCTCACCGAATCCTGTCGTCGATCTGACGAAATAGCCATGTTCGACTGCATGGATAAACAACAGGAGGCTCAGTGGTGCTGTT CACAGACGCAGTCTGTGTCGTGTCACGAAGCGTGCCAGAAAGTGTTGAGGAGGCTGGGACACTCGCGCATCGATGGCGACGCGAAGGAAGCAGCAGTTGATGCTTGCGAACAATCACCAGAGCTACTGCACTGCCTCAGAGACTTGACGTCTTCTACGGTAGTTGGAGACACGTCTAAAT ATCTTCCATGCTGCCATGAATCCGATTCTCAAAGCTGTCGAAGTACTTGTGAGTCTGTGTTGCGTCGGACCAGTGACATAGAAGAGATCGTAGAGGCATTGGGCCAAGACTGTGGAGCTCCCGCCATACATAATGTACTGTGGCAATGCTTTTTGAGGAAAGATGCACCGACGGACACCAAGGATCTGATTCCGAGGGACGTTGCGAATTTGCATTGTTGTTTGAAG gCGAAATCAGCAACGTGCAAGGAACTGTGTTTCCACACATTCAACAAGGGGTCGCAGGAAAAATGGGATATGTTTGACCTACAGTGCTTAGATAATTCACAGGAGACAATGTTGTCGCAATGCCTCGAGGATG TGCGTACTCCATGCTCGCTGGGATGCTCCAGTCTCACTTACTGCAGTCAACTGAACGATCGTCACACGACCATGTTCAGGTCTTGTAACGTGCGCGCCGACTTGGACGCACACTTGTCGATGGCCGAACAAGAAGGCCGCAG AACGCTGCAAGTGGCCGGTATGCATTTACCAGTGAAAAACTCAAGCGAGTGCTCGACAGATCTGTGGAAAAGCGTTGCGTGCGTTTTACACGTTAAGCCTTGCACCACCAAG GGTTTAAGTAGTCTTTTGTGCGAAGAAGATTGCGTGCAGATGTTATCGTCGTGTGTGGATTGGGCACAGTTCAAGTTGCCGTACACAGCTAATACGTTGTGCGCCCGGATTGTGCCGCAGTCCAACACGACCAACTGTGTGTCCTTGCAACAGTACATGAAGCCCAGTACGA GCAGGTTGGCGGCGCCCGCGTCCCGTCCGTGCGCCGGCGCCCCGTGCAGCCGCGCACAGCTGTGCCGCGCTGACCGGAACTGTGCGCTCGCCGTCGCCTCTACTGCCGCTGCCTGCCGCAGCTACCACTGCCTTGACGGGTGCCCGCTCG GAGAAGGAAATTCTTACGTGGTGCCCATCGGGGCGTGGGTGAGGGTGTTCATGTCGGATTTATCTCACGGCCTGTGCTTCAAGATCTGCAAGTGCGAAGGGAAGGGCCTCACGAAATGTCAGCCGCTCCCCTGCTTTAGCATGCAGCACTGCTTCGTCAACAATAAACTTATCCTACACG GTGAGAAGTTTTACATGGAGTGCAacgcgtgcgtgtgcgtgtgggGCGAGCGCGTGTGTGCGCGACGTGCGTGCGGCGCGAGGCGCGGCTCGCGACTGACGCGTCTCCCCTGCAACTGCCCGCCGCACCACCTCCCTGCGCACACCAACCACGTGCTCTACCCCAACGCCTGTCTCGCCAG GTGTGTGGGAGCGACGGACGCTGAGATAGAGTTCGGCGTCCAGTCTCCATGCGCCGGAGTCACGTGTCCGAGACGTCACGTGTGCGTGCCCTCCTCCAACGTATGCCTGTCTCGTCTCCAAACATCCTGCCCTCAACACGTTTGTG TGAATACAACAGACTGCAATTCGCAAGCCGCTATGCCGGTGTGTGACACTGATGGCAGAACACATGCGAACCCCTGCCATCTTGTGATGAGCGGCAGGAAGATGGGCTATTGGGGACCGTGTCTTCGAGGATGTTCCTCG TCCGTTGCCGTATGCGGTGCGAATGGCGTAACGTACGGTTCCGAATGTGCCGCTTGGAGCGAGTACGTGAGCGTTGATTACGTCGGCCCTTGTCTCGCGGTCGGATATATATCGGACCAAATGGAGCCGAAATGTACCTTCGACAGAATAGTCTGTCCAGCGTTGAAGAAGGACGACTGTCAAGGGTTCACGGCGCCGGGCGCTTGCTGCCCGAGATGTGGTGGGGCATTGCGGATCTTGTATTCGAAGAAACAAATCGACCGAGCCCTTTACGGTACAAACATATCCGCGACCGTTGTTAATCTCCACAATGTAGTGCAAGGCTTAGAGAGACACATCACCATAGCCGAATGCGCTCTGAGAGGCTATTTGACCATCGAAACGGAAATATTCGTTACGATAGAATCACTAATTGAAAATCCAACAGATTTACAATTGAAAATGTGTATCCTTGAGGCCGAGAAATTGGCTGATATGATTAATTCGGAACATCCTTTGATAGCAGTTGATTTGAGTCTGAGTGCCCTCTCATACGCGTTAGTAGTTCACAAACACCCAACTAAAGGTTCGTCTACTATAGCTCTATCCGTTTTCGTATTAGTCTCTTCATATTTTAGTGTTTACGTATTAAGATAG